The following are encoded together in the Mesotoga sp. Brook.08.105.5.1 genome:
- a CDS encoding metalloregulator ArsR/SmtB family transcription factor — translation MSTLCPSREIHVDKERYRKSAEEVSGLSELFRVVSDETRTKIVFLLSNADLCTCDLAEILGLTLPTISHHLKLLRSFRLVTSRREGKSVLYSLGDHHVIDLIKIAKEHFDELVEVESDDEVQN, via the coding sequence GTGAGCACCCTTTGCCCAAGTCGAGAAATCCACGTCGACAAAGAGAGATACAGAAAGTCTGCGGAAGAAGTCTCAGGTCTTTCGGAGCTTTTTAGGGTTGTTTCCGATGAGACCAGAACAAAGATCGTCTTCCTCCTTTCAAACGCCGACTTATGCACATGTGATCTTGCAGAAATTCTTGGATTAACATTACCAACAATCTCTCATCATCTCAAGCTACTTAGGTCATTCAGACTCGTAACGAGTAGAAGAGAAGGGAAATCAGTCCTATACTCTTTAGGCGACCATCACGTTATTGATCTGATAAAGATCGCAAAAGAGCACTTTGACGAATTGGTTGAGGTTGAGTCGGATGATGAAGTACAGAATTGA
- a CDS encoding heavy metal translocating P-type ATPase, whose protein sequence is MMKYRIEGLDCPKCAVKIEDRLERSGINAKIDFSSATVVIYGENNHSLDELNEIIKEQDPELSLLEHSKIVRDFPVVELTRLIVSTALLLIAIALSTILHGDREFLEYGLFVIAYLVAGGNTFLRALKNLLRGDFFDENFLMTVATLGAFLIHELPEAVAVMIFYSLGELLESLALRKSRRSVKELIDFRADEVVQMVDGVLKTVPAREIRPGDRFIVRVGDRIPIDGVIDSGSTSLDKSLLTGESDPVLVGEGDAVIAGTLNKSGVIEVVASATLEKSYTSRMLELVEEGTLRKSSKERFITRFSRIYTPFVILIAASVAIFPPLLLGGTISEWLHRALILLVISCPCALVISVPLSYFIGIGKASREGILFKGSNYLESLGKVDSIFFDKTGTLTKGKPEITRMEKVGQYSERELLEYAALIESYSTHPIADRFVRLVSEIPSYKSVSNYSEIAGKGVKAEVDGKEISVGNYRLLEDLGIEYKGDNGSNKLFMVIDSSIEGVFELSDALKDDSSEALARLRKLGIKEIVMLTGDHYDAAASVSTSLELDGFVFGATPEEKMNIVESALRRGKHAAFVGDGINDAPVIARADVGIAIGNSGADATIETADVVLSSDSLTKVARAIELSRLTNTIAIQNIVISLGIKILFICLGALGLLNMWGAVFADVGVTLVAVMNSLRLLRE, encoded by the coding sequence ATGATGAAGTACAGAATTGAAGGTCTAGATTGCCCTAAATGCGCAGTCAAAATTGAAGACCGGCTTGAACGATCAGGGATTAATGCAAAGATTGATTTCTCTTCTGCAACTGTTGTTATATATGGTGAGAATAATCACTCACTGGACGAGCTGAATGAGATAATAAAGGAACAAGATCCAGAACTCTCACTGCTAGAACACTCCAAGATTGTGAGAGACTTTCCCGTTGTGGAACTGACAAGACTGATTGTTTCAACAGCTCTGCTTCTAATTGCGATCGCTTTGTCCACAATTCTTCACGGAGACAGAGAGTTTCTCGAATATGGTCTGTTTGTGATCGCTTATCTCGTCGCCGGTGGCAATACTTTCTTGAGGGCCCTGAAGAACCTTCTGAGGGGAGACTTTTTCGATGAGAATTTCCTGATGACTGTGGCGACCCTGGGTGCATTTCTGATTCACGAACTGCCAGAGGCAGTGGCAGTAATGATCTTCTACAGTCTTGGCGAGCTTCTGGAATCGCTGGCTTTGCGGAAGTCTAGGAGATCGGTGAAAGAACTCATTGATTTTCGAGCTGATGAAGTTGTTCAAATGGTAGATGGAGTGTTGAAGACAGTACCTGCAAGAGAGATTAGGCCCGGCGACAGATTCATTGTGAGAGTTGGTGACAGGATCCCTATCGATGGAGTAATAGACTCAGGAAGCACTTCACTCGACAAATCGCTTCTTACGGGAGAAAGCGATCCTGTTTTGGTCGGTGAAGGAGACGCTGTTATCGCAGGAACACTCAATAAGTCCGGTGTGATAGAAGTTGTAGCTTCAGCTACTCTTGAGAAGTCATATACAAGCAGAATGCTTGAATTGGTAGAAGAAGGAACTCTGAGAAAGTCGAGCAAGGAGCGTTTCATCACAAGATTCTCAAGAATCTATACTCCGTTTGTAATATTGATTGCAGCATCTGTCGCCATCTTCCCGCCTTTGCTTTTGGGAGGTACGATATCTGAGTGGCTTCACAGAGCGCTAATACTCCTTGTAATCTCATGTCCATGCGCTCTGGTAATATCCGTGCCATTAAGCTACTTCATAGGAATCGGAAAGGCTTCGAGAGAAGGAATACTCTTCAAAGGAAGCAACTATCTTGAGTCTCTAGGAAAAGTAGACTCGATCTTTTTTGACAAGACGGGGACACTTACTAAAGGAAAACCAGAAATCACTAGAATGGAAAAAGTTGGCCAATACAGTGAAAGAGAGTTGCTGGAATATGCAGCTCTTATTGAGAGCTATTCTACTCATCCTATTGCAGATCGTTTCGTTAGGTTGGTCTCTGAGATTCCCAGTTACAAGAGCGTTTCCAACTACTCAGAGATAGCTGGGAAGGGCGTCAAAGCCGAAGTCGACGGCAAGGAAATCAGTGTCGGCAACTATCGCCTCCTAGAGGATCTTGGAATCGAGTACAAGGGAGACAATGGATCCAACAAGCTGTTTATGGTAATAGATAGCAGCATTGAGGGAGTGTTTGAGTTGTCAGATGCTCTTAAGGACGATTCGTCAGAAGCCCTGGCTAGATTGAGAAAACTTGGGATCAAGGAGATAGTGATGCTTACCGGTGACCACTACGATGCCGCGGCCTCTGTGTCCACCAGCCTCGAGCTTGATGGTTTCGTTTTTGGAGCAACCCCCGAGGAAAAAATGAACATTGTGGAATCGGCTTTGAGAAGAGGGAAACATGCAGCTTTCGTTGGCGATGGCATAAACGACGCCCCGGTAATCGCTAGAGCTGACGTTGGGATCGCTATCGGAAATTCTGGAGCAGATGCAACGATAGAGACAGCAGACGTAGTTCTCTCAAGTGACTCCCTCACAAAAGTCGCGAGAGCGATAGAGCTTTCAAGACTGACAAATACCATAGCTATCCAAAACATCGTAATCTCTTTGGGAATAAAAATCCTTTTCATCTGCCTTGGCGCTCTGGGTCTCTTGAACATGTGGGGGGCTGTATTTGCAGATGTCGGAGTAACTCTTGTAGCTGTTATGAACTCTCTAAGACTACTTAGAGAATGA
- a CDS encoding metallopeptidase TldD-related protein codes for MIETIVKNLEANSVDAWRIREENIESEEYFFVGNKADLGRAKKVKKYEVTVYRDFEEGEKKYRGSSTVTVNPGTTVEEIVQSIQEAFFAAGFVKNPWYPMAPGFSRRFETAEHDLHDLSRDAIGAIFYNEKPSNSWLNSVEIFVTRNGYHILNSEGLDVTFSKYRTYIESIVSSSGREEVELYDQFLLALPDVERIRERISRLLLMVCERANAVPTPTLDRIPVVLTGEPAKEVMRYYLKQANARLKYDRISEVEPGDSVQSGESGDKIALEVVPELEGSYFSLPVDNDGFLIEKRTVIENGILKDYWGDIKYSHYLGIEPTGAVLNFSVGRGSLSIDEMRKVDHLEVTNFSAVDVDETTGDFGGEIRLGWYFDGSERIAVSGGSVTGNLRELDSIYLSKETELDGDYYGPISIAVEGLKISGE; via the coding sequence ATGATAGAGACGATTGTAAAGAACCTTGAAGCAAATTCAGTAGATGCATGGAGAATAAGGGAAGAGAACATTGAGAGTGAAGAGTATTTCTTTGTAGGGAACAAAGCAGATCTTGGAAGGGCGAAAAAGGTAAAGAAGTATGAAGTAACTGTCTACCGTGATTTTGAAGAGGGCGAAAAGAAATACAGGGGAAGCTCGACGGTTACTGTAAACCCGGGAACAACGGTTGAGGAAATCGTCCAGTCAATACAGGAGGCCTTTTTTGCTGCAGGTTTCGTTAAGAATCCCTGGTATCCAATGGCACCGGGATTTTCACGGAGATTCGAAACAGCCGAACATGACCTTCACGATCTTTCAAGAGATGCGATCGGAGCAATCTTTTACAATGAAAAACCGTCCAATTCATGGTTGAATTCTGTTGAGATTTTTGTGACGAGAAACGGGTACCACATTCTCAACTCTGAAGGTCTCGATGTGACTTTTTCAAAATATAGAACATACATCGAAAGCATTGTAAGTTCTTCTGGCAGAGAGGAAGTTGAGCTGTACGATCAGTTTCTCCTTGCGCTTCCCGATGTTGAACGTATAAGGGAAAGGATTTCCAGGCTACTTCTGATGGTCTGTGAAAGGGCTAATGCTGTTCCTACGCCAACTTTAGACAGGATACCGGTAGTACTTACGGGAGAGCCGGCGAAAGAGGTAATGAGATACTATTTGAAACAGGCAAATGCACGTCTTAAGTATGACAGGATATCCGAAGTTGAACCTGGAGACTCTGTTCAGTCAGGAGAATCGGGAGATAAGATAGCGCTTGAAGTCGTACCGGAACTTGAAGGTTCATACTTCAGCCTTCCTGTTGACAATGATGGTTTTCTCATTGAGAAGAGGACGGTTATCGAAAATGGGATCTTGAAGGATTACTGGGGTGACATCAAATATTCCCACTACCTGGGAATCGAACCAACAGGTGCTGTTCTGAACTTCTCGGTTGGTCGTGGCAGTCTCAGCATTGACGAGATGCGAAAAGTTGATCATCTGGAGGTTACTAATTTTTCGGCAGTTGACGTTGATGAAACAACGGGTGATTTCGGAGGAGAGATCAGATTAGGCTGGTATTTCGATGGTTCGGAGAGAATCGCGGTGTCGGGAGGTTCAGTAACCGGTAATCTAAGAGAACTTGATTCAATCTATCTGTCGAAAGAGACAGAACTGGACGGAGATTACTATGGACCGATCTCGATAGCAGTAGAGGGGTTGAAGATTTCGGGTGAGTAG
- a CDS encoding DUF3795 domain-containing protein produces MIAFCGIDCTKCDTYRATLANDDSMRRETASRWSKDFGFDLNFMDINCSGCHGDVHFRLCEGCPSRSVVKKGLFQIVENPIATLARHLIGF; encoded by the coding sequence ATGATAGCATTCTGCGGGATCGACTGCACTAAGTGCGACACATACAGAGCCACTCTAGCCAACGATGATTCAATGAGAAGGGAAACGGCAAGTAGATGGTCAAAAGATTTCGGATTCGACCTCAACTTCATGGATATCAACTGCAGCGGTTGCCACGGTGATGTGCATTTCAGACTGTGCGAAGGTTGCCCTTCAAGATCTGTTGTGAAAAAAGGGCTATTTCAAATTGTGGAGAATCCGATCGCTACCCTTGCGAGACACTTGATAGGTTTCTAA
- a CDS encoding KamA family radical SAM protein codes for MHSPKYLTSVDKIEGLCEERIREIRRVTEVYPFRANDYYLGLIDWNNPHDPIKRIIVPDLEELDEWGDLDASQEHKYAVAPGTEHKYTDTALLLVSKVCGSFCRFCFRKRLFSTDNKEVVNDVRPGIEYIRKHREITNVLLTGGDSLILSTEKLGDIVRQLREIDHVGIIRFGSKMVAFNPYRIINDPDLPEMISKYSTPQKRIYIMAHFNHPRELTDQAVKGLNILRDAGAVICNQTPMIRGVNDSVEVMTDLFKKLSFIGIPPYYVFQCRPTKGNHTYAVPAERGYEIFKKSIDGVSGLAKRARFVMSHATGKIEYVGLDENKIYMKYHRAADPRRYDLFMAFDRNPDAYWLEDYVDPDTLV; via the coding sequence TTGCATAGTCCTAAATACCTCACAAGTGTTGACAAAATCGAGGGCCTTTGTGAAGAACGGATAAGAGAAATAAGAAGGGTTACGGAAGTCTATCCCTTTAGGGCCAACGACTATTATCTGGGACTTATTGACTGGAATAATCCTCACGACCCAATAAAGAGGATAATCGTTCCCGATCTTGAAGAACTCGACGAGTGGGGGGATTTGGATGCTTCTCAGGAGCACAAGTATGCTGTAGCCCCTGGAACGGAACACAAGTACACAGATACTGCTTTGCTCCTTGTTTCGAAGGTCTGTGGAAGCTTTTGCAGGTTCTGCTTTAGAAAGAGACTCTTTTCGACAGACAACAAAGAGGTAGTGAATGACGTCAGGCCAGGAATAGAGTATATTAGGAAACACAGAGAGATTACAAATGTTCTTCTCACAGGAGGAGACTCACTAATACTATCCACAGAAAAACTCGGTGACATTGTGAGACAGCTAAGAGAAATAGATCACGTGGGCATAATAAGGTTCGGGAGTAAAATGGTTGCATTCAATCCTTATAGGATAATAAACGATCCCGATCTGCCAGAAATGATCAGTAAGTACAGTACTCCACAGAAGAGAATCTATATAATGGCCCACTTTAACCACCCGAGAGAACTGACAGATCAAGCGGTAAAGGGCCTAAACATTTTGAGGGATGCCGGAGCGGTAATATGCAACCAAACACCTATGATAAGAGGAGTGAACGACAGCGTTGAGGTCATGACAGATCTATTCAAGAAGCTCTCGTTCATTGGGATTCCCCCTTATTATGTATTCCAGTGCAGACCTACAAAAGGCAATCACACCTACGCAGTCCCTGCCGAAAGAGGTTACGAAATCTTCAAGAAGTCGATAGACGGTGTCTCGGGCCTTGCCAAGAGAGCTCGATTTGTTATGTCTCATGCAACGGGAAAGATTGAATATGTAGGTCTTGATGAAAACAAAATATATATGAAGTACCATAGAGCCGCAGATCCCAGAAGATACGATCTCTTTATGGCTTTCGATAGAAATCCTGATGCCTATTGGCTGGAAGACTACGTAGATCCAGATACTCTTGTTTAA
- a CDS encoding HAD family hydrolase, whose protein sequence is MIRGIIFDLFGTIVSNRRLFRPICSKMAEDVEVQSEEIERDFVSLYRRYFNDCHKMPFQPERYYYYLLIADLIDKYKLPGDMESYCNYMYDSFSELPVYPDSRVLKRICKDYKVAILTNADDVFVRKVVERNRIPHHVLLTSETARSYKPSEVIFNEVLLMLKLARNEVLFVGDSIQVDMLGAAGAGIKGILIDRSKSYFDYAPRIESLEDLPSLLRQY, encoded by the coding sequence ATGATTAGAGGGATCATTTTCGATCTGTTCGGCACTATTGTAAGTAATAGAAGGCTTTTCAGACCAATTTGCTCGAAAATGGCAGAAGACGTTGAAGTTCAATCGGAAGAGATAGAAAGAGACTTTGTCAGTCTATACAGAAGGTACTTCAATGACTGTCATAAGATGCCGTTTCAACCTGAGAGATACTACTACTATCTCCTTATAGCGGATCTCATCGACAAGTACAAGTTGCCGGGAGATATGGAATCATACTGTAATTACATGTATGATTCTTTTTCAGAACTGCCGGTTTATCCCGATTCAAGGGTCTTGAAGAGGATCTGCAAGGACTATAAAGTTGCAATTCTGACGAATGCCGATGACGTCTTTGTCAGAAAAGTGGTTGAGAGAAATAGAATCCCTCATCATGTGCTATTGACTTCCGAAACGGCAAGATCATATAAGCCTTCAGAAGTGATTTTCAACGAGGTTCTTCTAATGTTGAAACTTGCCCGGAACGAGGTTTTGTTCGTTGGCGACAGCATACAGGTCGACATGCTTGGAGCCGCCGGAGCTGGAATTAAGGGTATACTTATTGATCGCTCAAAGTCTTATTTTGATTACGCACCCAGAATCGAAAGTTTGGAGGATTTGCCTAGTTTGCTAAGGCAGTATTGA
- a CDS encoding acyl-ACP thioesterase domain-containing protein, which translates to MKPIVTEEVYKVRYYELKNDWKASISAIMDYFNDIVTLQTVEIGHGVEVMSKGEYAWLLLRWDIAVSRYPDFMESVVVRTTPHSMDRFYAYRRFEIFDNSGLRIVEANSQWILIDQNRRRPVRIGEELYRRYGIDEGFHRPLSFPKISVFESKGEMTTLRVRKSDLDTNGHSNNVSYVKWLMEAIPEEFDGKTLRRLTIEYRHESRKEDEVLVDGVFQNKSSFVEGLHRISKREKLLTLARTEWI; encoded by the coding sequence TTGAAACCAATAGTAACCGAAGAGGTTTACAAAGTGAGATACTACGAGCTGAAGAACGATTGGAAGGCCTCAATTTCTGCTATTATGGATTATTTTAACGACATAGTCACTCTTCAGACAGTTGAGATCGGTCACGGCGTGGAGGTTATGAGTAAGGGCGAATATGCCTGGCTTCTGCTTCGTTGGGATATTGCAGTTAGCAGGTATCCAGATTTCATGGAGAGCGTGGTTGTCAGGACTACCCCGCATTCAATGGACAGGTTCTATGCTTATAGGCGTTTCGAGATATTCGACAATTCAGGGCTACGTATTGTTGAGGCAAATTCGCAGTGGATCTTGATCGATCAGAATCGACGAAGACCTGTTCGAATTGGAGAAGAGCTCTACAGAAGATATGGTATTGACGAGGGTTTTCACCGACCACTTTCTTTCCCTAAGATCTCTGTGTTTGAGTCAAAGGGAGAAATGACTACTCTGAGAGTTCGAAAGTCAGATCTAGACACTAATGGTCATTCGAATAACGTATCGTATGTCAAATGGCTTATGGAAGCGATTCCGGAAGAATTTGATGGCAAGACACTTCGAAGACTTACTATTGAGTACCGGCATGAATCTAGAAAAGAGGATGAGGTTCTTGTGGACGGGGTATTTCAAAATAAAAGTAGTTTCGTTGAGGGCCTTCATAGAATCAGCAAGCGTGAAAAGCTTCTGACGCTAGCCAGAACAGAGTGGATATGA
- the ltaE gene encoding low-specificity L-threonine aldolase: protein MKLIDIRSDTVTVPGEEMRRMMANAEVGDDVYGDDPTVNKLEEIAASILKKEASLFVPSGTFGNQLSILTHTLRGDEVIIPASNHIIVHEAGASAVIAGVQMRTLDCDDGMPSVERIRKAIRSEDLHYPRTGLICLENAHSSGITLPLKYMSEVYELARARNVPLHLDGARIFNAAIASGVSPAEIAANSDSVMFCLSKGLGAPIGSMLAGTKEFIAKARKGRKIMGGAMRQVGIIAAAGIYALEGMTDRLSIDHCNAKYLAEGLSKIPNVDVFNERLDINMVFFRITKKVSSQPIVATLLDKGIKINPPEGGEWRFVTNLNVSRDDIDRVLTEFESALNTALAN from the coding sequence GTGAAGCTGATCGATATTAGAAGTGATACAGTTACAGTTCCAGGAGAGGAAATGCGCCGGATGATGGCCAACGCCGAAGTAGGAGACGATGTTTACGGAGACGACCCGACAGTAAACAAGCTTGAAGAGATAGCAGCAAGTATTCTCAAAAAGGAGGCCTCTCTCTTTGTACCCTCCGGAACTTTTGGAAATCAGCTCTCAATTCTTACTCACACGCTCAGGGGTGATGAAGTAATAATCCCGGCCTCAAATCATATAATAGTTCACGAAGCAGGTGCTTCTGCGGTCATAGCGGGCGTTCAAATGAGAACCCTTGATTGTGACGATGGGATGCCCTCTGTGGAGAGAATAAGGAAAGCGATCAGATCAGAAGACCTTCATTATCCTAGAACCGGCCTCATTTGCCTTGAAAACGCGCACTCAAGCGGTATAACACTCCCTCTAAAGTATATGAGTGAAGTCTACGAATTGGCAAGAGCGAGAAATGTCCCCCTCCATCTAGACGGAGCGAGGATTTTCAACGCTGCAATCGCCTCAGGGGTTAGCCCGGCAGAAATCGCCGCAAATTCCGATTCGGTAATGTTCTGCCTATCGAAAGGACTTGGGGCGCCGATTGGTTCAATGCTAGCCGGGACCAAGGAGTTCATTGCCAAAGCAAGAAAGGGAAGAAAGATTATGGGAGGAGCGATGCGCCAGGTCGGAATCATCGCGGCAGCAGGAATATATGCTCTAGAAGGGATGACAGATCGTCTTTCAATCGACCATTGTAATGCGAAGTATCTCGCCGAAGGCCTTTCGAAGATCCCAAATGTGGATGTCTTCAATGAAAGGCTGGATATAAACATGGTCTTCTTCAGAATCACGAAGAAAGTCAGTTCACAACCTATAGTAGCAACACTGCTGGATAAAGGTATTAAGATAAATCCCCCAGAAGGTGGAGAGTGGCGCTTTGTGACGAATCTGAATGTCTCGCGCGATGATATCGACAGAGTCCTGACAGAATTCGAATCTGCTCTCAATACTGCCTTAGCAAACTAG
- a CDS encoding nitroreductase family protein, protein MIIETIRMRHSTRKFLSYDLSAEEKERLMNFFRELPTLHSLHLKWTLRDLNKGSGVIFAPCPEKPNCLVEYGFQGEIIVLEVTKMGLGSCWNAGIREEGSPAGIILGKEDSGKVTLNDVLTGMGRRKELKSLVEGPLPKDERLLQILESCRLAPSSMNRQPWRFNVQNGDLYIWTKGNVIGGGHWIDLGIVLSHAYITALEFFSKVSIEKAARDKYRVIMS, encoded by the coding sequence ATGATTATTGAGACAATAAGAATGAGGCATTCAACGAGGAAGTTCCTCAGTTACGACCTGTCTGCTGAGGAGAAGGAAAGGCTAATGAACTTCTTCAGGGAGCTTCCTACTCTTCATTCTTTGCACCTGAAATGGACCCTTAGAGATCTAAACAAAGGATCGGGTGTTATATTTGCACCGTGTCCCGAAAAGCCGAACTGCCTTGTGGAATACGGATTCCAGGGAGAGATCATTGTTCTGGAAGTGACCAAGATGGGATTAGGCAGTTGCTGGAATGCCGGGATTAGAGAGGAAGGCTCTCCTGCTGGGATTATCCTTGGTAAGGAAGATTCAGGGAAGGTAACTTTAAACGATGTCCTTACCGGAATGGGGAGAAGGAAGGAGTTGAAATCTCTTGTCGAGGGACCGTTGCCCAAAGATGAGAGGTTGCTTCAAATATTGGAATCATGCAGACTTGCCCCTTCTTCGATGAATAGGCAACCCTGGAGATTCAACGTTCAGAATGGCGATCTATACATCTGGACAAAAGGCAACGTGATTGGAGGGGGTCACTGGATAGATCTTGGGATTGTGCTTTCACATGCATACATCACTGCGCTTGAGTTCTTCTCGAAGGTTTCGATAGAAAAAGCTGCCAGAGACAAATACAGAGTGATCATGAGTTAG
- a CDS encoding PhoPQ-activated protein PqaA family protein: protein MEHQLEFWGSFSPSIREYVESGILDNLDDPTKRDLLEYIDPFTYRSELDIPKLIVIGTNDPYWPIDASRLYKDKLSGYSSMVYAANAGHEYEVFTVTQAISSMIHNLNAGEILPSLSISEERSGSSTKFIPTVERGDSELKELRIFTSSSPEGDFKRSEFDFKVIEDNQAIEFSFEQPTVYYVEGVFTFGGKGLLISTPARVLGK, encoded by the coding sequence ATGGAACATCAGCTCGAGTTCTGGGGAAGCTTTAGTCCCTCAATAAGAGAATATGTTGAAAGTGGAATCCTAGATAATTTAGATGATCCGACAAAGAGAGATTTGCTTGAGTACATAGATCCCTTCACCTATCGTTCTGAACTCGATATCCCGAAACTTATTGTTATTGGAACTAACGATCCCTACTGGCCAATAGACGCTTCAAGGTTGTACAAAGACAAACTATCAGGCTATTCTTCCATGGTTTACGCTGCGAACGCAGGACATGAATACGAAGTCTTTACGGTAACCCAAGCAATCAGTTCGATGATCCATAATCTCAATGCGGGAGAGATTCTCCCTTCATTGAGCATTTCAGAAGAACGATCCGGGAGTTCCACAAAGTTCATCCCGACAGTCGAGAGAGGGGACTCAGAGCTGAAGGAACTAAGAATCTTCACATCTTCTTCTCCTGAAGGCGACTTCAAAAGATCAGAGTTTGACTTCAAGGTTATCGAAGATAACCAGGCAATTGAATTCTCGTTTGAACAACCGACAGTCTATTACGTTGAGGGTGTTTTCACTTTTGGTGGTAAGGGGCTTCTTATTTCAACGCCTGCGAGAGTATTGGGCAAATAA